The Toxorhynchites rutilus septentrionalis strain SRP chromosome 3, ASM2978413v1, whole genome shotgun sequence genome includes a region encoding these proteins:
- the LOC129775931 gene encoding uncharacterized protein LOC129775931 isoform X3, with amino-acid sequence MGSAAKTAHKYDEADISRCMELVTSKKWTLYAACKAYGIPQSTVRYRLSGKWTTKVRRGPCTVFTGEEEQNLVQYLITMEKKGFPVVKELLLHKVNTFFKTNARPNPFKNNVPGRKWLKGFLRRHREITFRTPETESSASSEVKEGDIRRWFSNLTSYLEENNLMSAASDATRIYNGDETPFFLHPQTKAVLVSRDSKNVYEGEHADGHKNITVMFSFGADGSVVPPGVVLPMQRLSVEVLRKFPREWGIGKSAKGSMDTTNFMLYIRNVFYPHLQTKKVQFPVLYFVHGHSSHTTAEVVDLCLELGIVLIALYPNTTQIAQLADVIFKPLKSALKIAVSEWRMVNGGDNLLLEHFPGVLQNAMSEGIKTTSVKNGFRVCGLFPFGPDIVDSTKNKKYDQEAKTHPSDDSVSKYDIAGQSSFEIKTEIADEDEQYGVVGTVENGQNVTSEPSLNVDTIHDFSIDSIDIKSEFECTSPQLQETGIESEVVCSKFNQQDVSASSEKFPTSHEVFIKVESNTFEALDNDSEESIKIYRDWDRTDDVPVQIDTQHPKKPPPGTRNEIKEQPPETPKKAINHKCENCKKSFFHRKSLVVHRTKVHGIEVDETQLPKRRPRVCTPKAMINYSCENCEKSFYHRGKLIAHRAEVHGIEDGDISFHHFTCDVCGKVYRCKNNFLYHMKTHKNERSFSCQYCERSFITMLQRDRHEQSHTKQYPFKCRFCDMGSASRKCIFAHEVRKHN; translated from the exons ATGGGTTCTGCAGCGAAAACTGCACATAAATACGATGAAGCAGACATTTCCCGCTGCATGGAGTTGGTCACTTCTAAGAAATGGACACTGTACGCAGCATGCAAAGCTTATGGCATTCCTCAATCTACCGTTCGCTACCGGCTCAGTGGTAAGTGGACCACAAAAGTCCGGAGAGGGCCATGTACTGTTTTTACAGGAGAGGAAGAACAGAACCTCGTGCAATACTTGATAACGATGGAGAAGAAAGGTTTTCCGGTAGTTAAGGAATTACTCCTGCATAAAGTGAACACTTTCTTCAAAACGAATGCTCGACCCAATCCGTTCAAGAACAATGTTCCAG GTCGAAAATGGCTGAAAGGATTCCTTCGTCGGCATCGTGAAATCACTTTCCGCACGCCGGAAACTGAGTCATCTGCCAGTTCCGAAGTGAAAGAGGGTGACATTCGTAGATGGTTCTCGAACCTAACATCATACCTTGAGGAAAACAATCTTATGTCAGCTGCATCTGATGCAACCCGCATATACAACGGCGATGAAACGCCATTCTTCCTACATCCACAAACAAAAGCCGTGCTAGTTAGCCGTGACAGCAAGAATGTATATGAAGGCGAGCATGCAGATGGTCACAAAAACATAACAGTAATGTTTTCCTTCGGAGCAGACGGATCAGTTGTACCTCCAGGAGTTGTTCTTCCTATGCAGCGCCTATCTGTGGAAGTTTTACGAAAGTTTCCCAGAGAGTGGGGTATTGGCAAAAGTGCAAAAGGGTCGATGGATACGACCAActttatgctatacattaggaACGTTTTCTACCCACATCTTCAAACGAAAAAGGTGCAGTTCCCAGTGCTGTATTTCGTGCATGGTCACTCCTCACACACGACTGCGGAGGTTGTCGATCTTTGCTTGGAGTTGGGTATTGTGTTGATTGCTTTATATCCAAACACCACGCAAATAGCTCAACTAGCTGATGTCATTTTTAAACCTTTGAAGAGTGCCTTGAAGATCGCTGTATCGGAGTGGCGGATGGTAAACGGAGGTGACAATCTGCTTTTGGAACACTTTCCTGGCGTACTGCAAAATGCTATGAGCGAAGGAATCAAAACGACCAGTGTAAAGAACGGGTTCAGAGTTTGTGGATTATTCCCTTTCGGTCCTGATATTGTTGACTCTACTAAAAATAAGAAATATGATCAAGAAGCTAAAACTCACCCATCCGATGATAGTGTTAGTAAATATGATATAGCCGGCCAAAGtagttttgaaataaaaacggAAATCGCAGATGAAGATGAACAATACGGAGTGGTTGGAACTGTAGAGAACGGACAGAACGTAACATCAGAACCGTCATTGAATGTTGATACAATACACGATTTTTCGATTGATTCGATTGATATT AAAAGCGAATTTGAATGTACATCTCCTCAACTACAGGAGACCGGGATTGAATCGGAGGTCGTCTGCTCAAAATTCAACCAACAGGACGTTAGT GCCTCTTCAGAAAAATTTCCAACGTCACATGAAGTATTCATCAAAGTAGAATCGAACACCTTTGAGGCCTTGGATAACGATTCTGAAGAAAGTATTAAAATTTATAGGGATTGGGATCGCACAGATGATGTTCCTGTACAAATCGATACACAGCATCCTAAGAAACCCCCACCAGGAACTCGAAACGAGATTAAGGAACAACCTCCGGAAACCCCAAAGAAAGCGATCAACCACAAAtgcgaaaattgcaaaaaatcattttttcatcgGAAAAGTTTGGTTGTTCATCGGACGAAGGTACATGGGATTGAGGTGGACGAGACGCAACTTCCGAAAAGACGTCCGAGGGTTTGTACACCAAAGGCAATGATCAACTACAGTTgcgaaaattgtgaaaaatcgTTTTATCATCGAGGAAAATTGATTGCTCACCGGGCGGAGGTACATGGAATCGAAGATGGAGATATATCATTTCATCATTTCACTTGTGATGTATGTGGTAAAGTTTACCGTTgtaagaataattttttgtatcACATGAAGACGCACAAGAATGAGCGTAGCTTCTCGTGCCAATACTGCGAACGATCGTTTATAACGATGCTCCAGAGAGATCGGCATGAGCAAAGTCATACGAAACAGTATCCTTTTAAGTGTCGTTTCTGTGATATGGGATCAGCTTCGAGGAAGTGTATATTTGCACACGAGGTAAGGAAGCACAACTAG
- the LOC129775931 gene encoding uncharacterized protein LOC129775931 isoform X2 encodes MKLKTKQQMVQQWNLQTVMQSLVCRICRLTRLILMGSAAKTAHKYDEADISRCMELVTSKKWTLYAACKAYGIPQSTVRYRLSGKWTTKVRRGPCTVFTGEEEQNLVQYLITMEKKGFPVVKELLLHKVNTFFKTNARPNPFKNNVPGRKWLKGFLRRHREITFRTPETESSASSEVKEGDIRRWFSNLTSYLEENNLMSAASDATRIYNGDETPFFLHPQTKAVLVSRDSKNVYEGEHADGHKNITVMFSFGADGSVVPPGVVLPMQRLSVEVLRKFPREWGIGKSAKGSMDTTNFMLYIRNVFYPHLQTKKVQFPVLYFVHGHSSHTTAEVVDLCLELGIVLIALYPNTTQIAQLADVIFKPLKSALKIAVSEWRMVNGGDNLLLEHFPGVLQNAMSEGIKTTSVKNGFRVCGLFPFGPDIVDSTKNKKYDQEAKTHPSDDSVSKYDIAGQSSFEIKTEIADEDEQYGVVGTVENGQNVTSEPSLNVDTIHDFSIDSIDIKSEFECTSPQLQETGIESEVVCSKFNQQDVSASSEKFPTSHEVFIKVESNTFEALDNDSEESIKIYRDWDRTDDVPVQIDTQHPKKPPPGTRNEIKEQPPETPKKAINHKCENCKKSFFHRKSLVVHRTKVHGIEVDETQLPKRRPRVCTPKAMINYSCENCEKSFYHRGKLIAHRAEVHGIEDGDISFHHFTCDVCGKVYRCKNNFLYHMKTHKNERSFSCQYCERSFITMLQRDRHEQSHTKQYPFKCRFCDMGSASRKCIFAHEVRKHN; translated from the exons AATGGGTTCTGCAGCGAAAACTGCACATAAATACGATGAAGCAGACATTTCCCGCTGCATGGAGTTGGTCACTTCTAAGAAATGGACACTGTACGCAGCATGCAAAGCTTATGGCATTCCTCAATCTACCGTTCGCTACCGGCTCAGTGGTAAGTGGACCACAAAAGTCCGGAGAGGGCCATGTACTGTTTTTACAGGAGAGGAAGAACAGAACCTCGTGCAATACTTGATAACGATGGAGAAGAAAGGTTTTCCGGTAGTTAAGGAATTACTCCTGCATAAAGTGAACACTTTCTTCAAAACGAATGCTCGACCCAATCCGTTCAAGAACAATGTTCCAG GTCGAAAATGGCTGAAAGGATTCCTTCGTCGGCATCGTGAAATCACTTTCCGCACGCCGGAAACTGAGTCATCTGCCAGTTCCGAAGTGAAAGAGGGTGACATTCGTAGATGGTTCTCGAACCTAACATCATACCTTGAGGAAAACAATCTTATGTCAGCTGCATCTGATGCAACCCGCATATACAACGGCGATGAAACGCCATTCTTCCTACATCCACAAACAAAAGCCGTGCTAGTTAGCCGTGACAGCAAGAATGTATATGAAGGCGAGCATGCAGATGGTCACAAAAACATAACAGTAATGTTTTCCTTCGGAGCAGACGGATCAGTTGTACCTCCAGGAGTTGTTCTTCCTATGCAGCGCCTATCTGTGGAAGTTTTACGAAAGTTTCCCAGAGAGTGGGGTATTGGCAAAAGTGCAAAAGGGTCGATGGATACGACCAActttatgctatacattaggaACGTTTTCTACCCACATCTTCAAACGAAAAAGGTGCAGTTCCCAGTGCTGTATTTCGTGCATGGTCACTCCTCACACACGACTGCGGAGGTTGTCGATCTTTGCTTGGAGTTGGGTATTGTGTTGATTGCTTTATATCCAAACACCACGCAAATAGCTCAACTAGCTGATGTCATTTTTAAACCTTTGAAGAGTGCCTTGAAGATCGCTGTATCGGAGTGGCGGATGGTAAACGGAGGTGACAATCTGCTTTTGGAACACTTTCCTGGCGTACTGCAAAATGCTATGAGCGAAGGAATCAAAACGACCAGTGTAAAGAACGGGTTCAGAGTTTGTGGATTATTCCCTTTCGGTCCTGATATTGTTGACTCTACTAAAAATAAGAAATATGATCAAGAAGCTAAAACTCACCCATCCGATGATAGTGTTAGTAAATATGATATAGCCGGCCAAAGtagttttgaaataaaaacggAAATCGCAGATGAAGATGAACAATACGGAGTGGTTGGAACTGTAGAGAACGGACAGAACGTAACATCAGAACCGTCATTGAATGTTGATACAATACACGATTTTTCGATTGATTCGATTGATATT AAAAGCGAATTTGAATGTACATCTCCTCAACTACAGGAGACCGGGATTGAATCGGAGGTCGTCTGCTCAAAATTCAACCAACAGGACGTTAGT GCCTCTTCAGAAAAATTTCCAACGTCACATGAAGTATTCATCAAAGTAGAATCGAACACCTTTGAGGCCTTGGATAACGATTCTGAAGAAAGTATTAAAATTTATAGGGATTGGGATCGCACAGATGATGTTCCTGTACAAATCGATACACAGCATCCTAAGAAACCCCCACCAGGAACTCGAAACGAGATTAAGGAACAACCTCCGGAAACCCCAAAGAAAGCGATCAACCACAAAtgcgaaaattgcaaaaaatcattttttcatcgGAAAAGTTTGGTTGTTCATCGGACGAAGGTACATGGGATTGAGGTGGACGAGACGCAACTTCCGAAAAGACGTCCGAGGGTTTGTACACCAAAGGCAATGATCAACTACAGTTgcgaaaattgtgaaaaatcgTTTTATCATCGAGGAAAATTGATTGCTCACCGGGCGGAGGTACATGGAATCGAAGATGGAGATATATCATTTCATCATTTCACTTGTGATGTATGTGGTAAAGTTTACCGTTgtaagaataattttttgtatcACATGAAGACGCACAAGAATGAGCGTAGCTTCTCGTGCCAATACTGCGAACGATCGTTTATAACGATGCTCCAGAGAGATCGGCATGAGCAAAGTCATACGAAACAGTATCCTTTTAAGTGTCGTTTCTGTGATATGGGATCAGCTTCGAGGAAGTGTATATTTGCACACGAGGTAAGGAAGCACAACTAG